The Ischnura elegans chromosome 1, ioIscEleg1.1, whole genome shotgun sequence genome contains a region encoding:
- the LOC124172207 gene encoding cystathionine gamma-lyase, producing the protein MAEGFLPFSPGFATKAIHAGQKPEQWSSNAVVPPISLSTTFKQIAPGKHKGFEYSRSGNPTRNVLEECIASLDGAKHGLVFSTGLGALVAVINHFKAGDHVVSVDDVYGGTGRYLTEVGEKFGVETTYVDASDIEKFKAAIRPNTKLVWLESPTNPTLKVLDIKKIAEIAHKHKDIIVVVDNTFLTSYFQRPLELGADIVMYSLTKYMNGHSDVVMGALCTNRDDLHESLRYLQNALGIVPSPFDCYLVNRGLKTLSLRMKQHMSNSLKVAHFLESHPLVIKVIHPGLPSHPQYEISRKQSSGCSGMLSFYMGNKDGKPATLEESTKFLQSLKIFSLAESLGGYESLAELPSIMTHASVPPERRELLGINDSLIRVSVGLEEADDLCNDLDRALKAAFA; encoded by the exons ATGGCAGAGGGTTTTCTACCTTTTAGTCCTGGATTTGCGACAAAGGCGATTCATGCTGGACAGAAACCAGAGCAATGGTCATCAAACGCAGTCGTTCCTCCAATTTCGTTGAGCACCACGTTCAAACAGATAGCACCAGGAAAGCATAAG GGATTTGAATACTCTCGTAGTGGTAATCCTACTAGAAATGTTCTTGAGGAATGCATAGCAAGTTTGGATGGAGCAAAACATG GATTGGTGTTCTCTACTGGATTGGGTGCTCTTGTGGCAGTAATCAATCATTTTAAAGCTGGGGATCATGTTGTATCAGTAGATGATGTGTATGGGGGTACTGGAAGATATTTGACAGAGGTAGGAGAGAAATTTGGAGTTGAGACAACTTATGTGGATGCTTCGGACATTGAGAAATTCAAAGCAGCAATTCGTCCTAATACTAAG TTAGTGTGGTTGGAGAGCCCTACAAATCCAACATTGAAAGTTTTGGATATAAAAAAGATAGCAGAAATTGCACACAAGCACAAGGATATAATTGTGGTTGTGGACAATACCTTCCTCACTTCATACTTTCAg AGACCACTGGAACTAGGTGCTGACATCGTTATGTACTCTCTCACAAAGTATATGAATGGCCATTCAGATGTTGTGATGGGGGCTCTGTGCACCAATCGGGATGACCTTCATGAGAGTTTGAGATATTTACAAAATG cTCTCGGAATCGTGCCTTCTCCATTTGACTGTTACCTTGTAAATCGAGGATTGAAAACATTGTCACTTCGCATGAAACAACATATGAGTAATAGTTTAAAGGTTGCTCACTTTTTGGAGTCTCATCCATTGGTGATCAAGGTGATTCACCCAG GACTTCCAAGCCATCCTCAGTATGAAATTAGTCGCAAGCAGAGCAGTGGTTGCAGTGGGATGTTATCTTTCTACATGGGAAATAAGGATGGAAAGCCTGCAACATTGGAAGAGTCCACAAAATTTTTGCAGAgcctcaaaatattttcccttgctGAGAGCCTTGGAGGATATGAAAGTTTGGCTGAATTACC GAGTATTATGACCCACGCCTCTGTTCCCCCAGAAAGGAGAGAACTTTTGGGGATAAACGATTCTCTGATCAGAGTGTCTGTTGGGCTAGAAGAAGCTGATGATCTCTGCAATGATCTTGATCGTGCCTTAAAAGCTGCCTTTGCCTGA